CAAGCGGCACAAGGCTGCCCACGAGAATCAGCGCAAGCACGCCTGCGCTGCCGGACCCCCTTGCGTTGTCGGCAAACATCGCGCAAATCTAGCGCATCGGTTACGCGCAACAAGTCCCCCCGGGCTGCTCTTGCCAAATCGCGGGCGCTTTTGGGGAAGCGCGATCCCAACATCGAATCCAGGATCGTCCGCTCGGTTCGACCGGGTGGCGCGATGCGGGGGCATCATGGCGAGGAAAAAGATCGGCGTTCTCACCGGCGGCGGCGACTGCCCGGGTCTCAACGCGGCGGTGCGGGCCGTGGTCTGCCGCGCGAAATCGATGGACTACCAGGTCATGGGCGTGCGTTCCGGATGGAAGGGCTTATTGAAGAAGGACCTTTTCGAGTTGGACGTGCCCTCGGTCGAGGACATCCTGTGGGACGGCGGCACCATGCTCGGCACGAGCCGCACGAATCCGTACAAGAAGGTCGAGGACGCCGAGCTTGCGCGCAAGAACTTCAAGGAGCTTGGCTTTGACGCGCTGATCTCGATCGGCGGCGAGGATACGCAGGGCGTCGCGGCGAAGCTGTCGAAGGACGGGTTCCCGGTTATCGGCATCCCCAAGACGATCGACGCCGATCTGTTCGGCACCGAGGCAACGATCGGCTTCGACACCGCGCTTGGCATCGCGACCGAGTGCATCGACCGCCTGCACACGACCGCGAGAAGCCACAATCGCGTCCTTGTCGCGGAGGTCATGGGCCGGCACGCGGGCTGGCTGACCCTGCGTTCGGGGCTTGCCGGCGGCGCGCACGTCATCGCGATTCCGGAATTCGAAACGACGGGAGCCCTGATCGCGGACATCCTGCGCCGGCGCAAGGAGCGCGGCGGAAACTACGCCATCGTCGCGGTCGCCGAGGGCGCGAAGATAGATATGGGGGAGGGCGCGTCCGACGAGGTGCTCAAGCACCAGAAGACGGACGCGTTCGGGCACGTAGCGCTCGGCGGCATCGGCGGCCGGCTCGCCGATTTCATCGAGAAGCAGACCGGTTTCGAAACGCGCGCCGTCGTGTTCGGGCACATCCAGCGCGGCGGCACGCCGTCCGCGTTCGATCGGTGGCTCGCAACCAATTTCGGCGTCCGCGCGGTGGAACTGATCGAGGCCGGCAAGGCGGGGCGTCTCGTGTCGTACACCGGGGGCGGGTTCACCGATGTGGACATCGAAAATGTGCTTGGGAAGCTCCGCCTGGTGCCCGAAGAGGAATATCGGGTCGCGCAGTCCTTCTTCGGTTGAAAACCAAATGGCATGGATGCCGCGTAATGCAAGGAATTTCGCATAAGATGCAAAAAAATTGTCGGGGGACTGTCATTTACCGTTGCCTTACGCCGAAAAATGGTGCTAAATATAGATTAAATCGGAACCGAAACATTTAGAAGGAATTTGGAGGAACAGAAATTTTAGAGGCTGGATTGAATTTTTTCTTTGAA
This region of bacterium genomic DNA includes:
- a CDS encoding 6-phosphofructokinase, whose translation is MARKKIGVLTGGGDCPGLNAAVRAVVCRAKSMDYQVMGVRSGWKGLLKKDLFELDVPSVEDILWDGGTMLGTSRTNPYKKVEDAELARKNFKELGFDALISIGGEDTQGVAAKLSKDGFPVIGIPKTIDADLFGTEATIGFDTALGIATECIDRLHTTARSHNRVLVAEVMGRHAGWLTLRSGLAGGAHVIAIPEFETTGALIADILRRRKERGGNYAIVAVAEGAKIDMGEGASDEVLKHQKTDAFGHVALGGIGGRLADFIEKQTGFETRAVVFGHIQRGGTPSAFDRWLATNFGVRAVELIEAGKAGRLVSYTGGGFTDVDIENVLGKLRLVPEEEYRVAQSFFG